The proteins below are encoded in one region of Penaeus monodon isolate SGIC_2016 chromosome 32, NSTDA_Pmon_1, whole genome shotgun sequence:
- the LOC119593550 gene encoding neuronal acetylcholine receptor subunit alpha-7-like (The sequence of the model RefSeq protein was modified relative to this genomic sequence to represent the inferred CDS: added 61 bases not found in genome assembly), which produces MWLTLWRTFGIVFFIVSSLPGCMPGHYERQLLNDLLKNYNTLERPIANESSAIVVKLGLTLQQIIDVDEKNQILTTNVWLNFEWTDHNLIWNESEYGGVADLRIPPKYLWTPDVLMYNSADEAFSSTYPTNVVVTSSGTCTHIPPGIFMSTCRIDITWYPFDDQKCEMKFGSWTYDLAKVEYVEYDINGKILVDHSVLISKICDEE; this is translated from the exons gTTGCATGCCGGGTCACTACGAGCGGCAGCTGCTGAACGACCTCCTCAAGAACTACAACACCCTCGAGCGTCCCATTGCCAACGAGTCTTCGGCCATCGTCGTCAAGCTGGGTCTCACGCTGCAACAGATTATCGATGTG gaCGAGAAGAATCAGATTCTAACAACAAACGTCTGGCTAAATTTT GAATGGACTGACCACAACCTCATCTGGAACGAATCGGAGTACGGGGGGGTGGCTGACCTCAGGATCCCCCCCAAGTACCTTTGGACACCTGACGTCCTCATGTATAACAG CGCTGACGAGGCTTTCTCCAGCACGTATCCGACCAACGTGGTGGTGACGAGTTCAGGCACCTGCACCCACATCCCGCCGGGTATTTTCATGTCGACCTGTAGAATCGACATCACCTGGTACCCGTTCGACGACCAGAAGTGCGAGATGAAATTCGGGTCTTGGACGTACGACTTAGCGAAG GTAGAGTACGTGGAGTATGATATAAATGGGAAGATTTTGGTCGATCACAGTGTTCTTATTTCTAAGATATGCGATGAAGAATAG